A window of Echeneis naucrates chromosome 13, fEcheNa1.1, whole genome shotgun sequence contains these coding sequences:
- the LOC115053527 gene encoding alpha-2-macroglobulin isoform X2, translating to MCALSSVKMTPSLHVLAVVFALLLQTATSALLNDTIYAVTVGSRLKGGKQETLCAQIHGPTEPVSLVVSMEVNSASTVLLNESVQQDFYSCINFQVPLLRGNVVANIDVTVQGESAVMSKKTKVVIEPPAFIHIIQTDKPIYKPGQTVQFRIVSMDTNFIPVARVYKVVDLQDPSSNRIAQWLDKSIDGGILDLSHPMIPEAAQGTYKISASTNKGEQISHAFEIKEYVLPKYEVKVQLPGVITVLDQEATLTVCGKYTYGKPVMGSVKAEFCRHAFRFFWHTQEKDICKTYELTTEKNGCASQTVNLTDFALNKVLHDDSFEVNAEIEEFGTGIVLKGSGRTSFSSHIRTVTFEDVPAAYKLGIPFEGKVKVNGPDNKPIADEPVYVFAGESQSLTLTTDKAGMASFSLDTSLWKDTVTLRASSKKTEDNEPYVVDRRGPEYRSAHHHAAAFYSKSRSFLKLMQAGQNIPCDQDATLRAQYIIQGLELKPGQEVLDFFYLVLSRGTIVQHGRVPVAVLAGAENKGELTVSLREVTDLAPFAQVVVYTVMASGEAVADSKDFPIQLCLKNKVSLKFSSVQKLPAEKTTLSLQAQPGSLCSVRAIDQSVLLLKSEQELSVDHVYSQLPIQKLSGYSYEVEDHEPYPCFPELVPEPEVEPPAGRAARSIFYHPPHQKDDVYSIFKDIGIKLVTNSDVKKPYNCHAMSSELLYDDMGIAFMSRGGIVDFSVEEAFEDHPEDAVASPAKPKETIRTYFPETWIWELVSLGDSGSADVEKMVPDTITKWAAGAFCVSSVGFGVSPNVGLTVFQPFFVSLTLPYSVIRGEVFTLKATVFNYLSKCIMVKVTLASSDNYSFRDCDGCQYSVCLCGEESRTFSWIVTPTALGTVDLKVSAEALRTDVLCGNEVAIVPDVGQIDTVVRPLLVEAEGTPQMVSHNALLCPADGPVEKKISLLMPEMFVAGSARASVSVLGDLMGRAMKNVDRLLAMPYGCGEQNMVKFAPNIFILNYLKSTGQLTDPILDKAARFLKSGYQRELSYKHDDGSYSAFGKSDDSGNTWLTAFVMKSFGGARPFIFVDPAHIENARRFLMQLLKPDGCIRSVGKLFHNGMKGGVSDDVSLTAYVTAAMLELDANAAEPTVQRCLLCLKEAVASQLDNLYTTALMAYTFSLAGDQDMRSKLLTYLHQKSHAEGDTRHWERAGASGKGLDSLEVEMTSYVLLALLSGPAMPDFNMDYSSSIVRWLAQKQNPYGGFSSTQDTVVALQALAKYGAAAYSADGSTTVTVTSLGGLNKEFTVDQTNRLLYQEEKLSEVPGEYTITARGQSCVQAQISMHYNIPPPPDFSAFNITPIILAKCNSSRPQFLLFVHVRYQGNREETNMMIINIKLLSGYILDQSSLKMMRSDRSVKRVDVEEGHINIYLDGLKKDEDKIYGLTLEQDQPVRNLKPAVVKVYDYYQTSDEAVAEYTSPCAESDSVNEL from the exons ATGTGTGCTCTGAGCTCCGTAAAGATGACACCTTCCCTGCACGTCCTGGCCGTCGTGTTTGCGCTGCTGCTGCAAACTGCGACATCAGCGCTGCTCAACGACAC AATTTATGCGGTGACTGTGGGCTCCCGCCTGAAGGGAGGTAAACAGGAGACCCTGTGTGCCCAGATCCACGGCCCCACAGAGCCCGTCTCTCTGGTCGTCAGCATGGAGGTGAACTCTGCCTCCACCGTCCTTCTGAATGAGTCTGTCCAACAGGACTTCTACAGCTGCATCAACTTCCAG GTCCCCCTGCTGCGTGGCAATGTGGTGGCAAACATTGATGTCACTGTTCAGGGTGAGAGCGCCGTAATGAGCAAGAAGACCAAGGTTGTCATTGAGCCTCCTGCTTTTATCCACATCATCCAGACTGATAAACCCATTTACAAACCTGGACAGACCG tcCAGTTTCGAATCGTCTCCATGGACACCAACTTCATCCCTGTCGCTCGAGTG taCAAAGTGGTTGATCTTCAG GATCCCAGTTCAAATCGAATTGCTCAGTGGTTGGATAAGTCCATTGATGGCGGCATCCTGGACCTCTCCCACCCCATGATCCCCGAGGCGGCTCAAGGAACCTACAAAATCTCAGCTTCGACCAACAAAGGAGAGCAGATATCCCACGCCTTTGAAATCAAGGAATACG TTTTGCCAAAGTACGAGGTAAAGGTTCAGCTGCCAGGTGTGATAACCGTCCTGGATCAAGAAGCAACGCTAACAGTTTGTGGAAA ATACACTTATGGGAAACCAGTTATGGGCTCGGTCAAGGCAGAGTTTTGTAGACATGCCTTCCGCTTTTTCTGGCATACCCAAGAAAAAGATATCTGCAAGACTTATGAACTGACT ACGGAAAAAAACGGTTGTGCTTCACAAACTGTGAACCTGACAGATTTTGCCCTCAACAAGGTCCTGCACGATGACAGTTTTGAGGTGAACGCTGAAATCGAAGAGTTTGGCACAG GGATTGTTCTTAAAGGCAGCGGGCGGACCAGCTTCAGCAGTCACATCAGGACCGTCACCTTTGAGGACGTTCCTGCAGCGTACAAACTTGGAATTCCATTTGAGGGAAAG GTAAAAGTGAACGGTCCAGACAACAAACCCATCGCAGATGAGCCGGTGTACGTGTTTGCTGGAGAGTCACAGAGCTTAACCCTCACTACAGACAAGGCAGGCATGGCTTCGTTTTCCCTGGACACCTCCCTCTGGAAGGACACTGTGACTCTAAGG GCAAGCTCAAAAAAGACAGAGGATAATGAGCCATATGTGGTGGACAGGCGTGGACCAGAGTACAGGTCGGCCCACCACCACGCTGCAGCCTTCTACTCCAAGAGCAGAAGTTTTCTGAAGCTCATGCAGGCCGGCCAGAATATCCCCTGTGACCAAGATGCAACTCTGCGTGCTCAGTACATCATCCAGGGGCTGGAGCTAAAGCCAGGACAGGAAGTCCTTGACTTCTTCTACCTG GTGCTATCCAGAGGCACAATTGTGCAGCACGGTCGTGTTCCTGTGGCTGTTTTAGCAGGAGCAG AGAACAAAGGGGAGCTGACTGTTTCGCTCCGAGAGGTGACAGACCTGGCACCGTTTGCTCAGGTGGTCGTTTACACAGTAATGGCCAGTGGAGAGGCTGTGGCCGACAGCAAGGACTTCCCCATTCAGCTCTGCCTCAAGAACAAG GTCTCTCTGAAGTTCTCCTCAGTCCAGAAGCTTCCAGCGGAGAAGACCACGCTCAGTCTTCAGGCTCAGCCCGGCTCCTTGTGCTCCGTCAGAGCCATCGATCAGAGTGTCCTCCTGCTAAAGTCGGAGCAGGAACTCTCTGTCGACCAC GTGTACAGCCAGCTGCCTATACAGAAGCTGTCGGGCTACTCCTACGAGGTGGAGGACCACGAGCCGTATCCCTGCTTCCCCGAATTGGTGCCAGAGCCAGAGGTTGAGCCACCAGCCGGGCGAGCTGCACGCTCCATCTTCTACCACCCACCCCATCAGAAGGATGACGTCTACAGCATCTTCAAA GACATTGGAATCAAACTTGTGACCAACTCTGATGTGAAAAAACCTTACAACTGCCACGCCATGAGTTCTGAGTTACTTTATGATGATATGGGTATAGCTTTCATGAGTCGTG gTGGTATTGTCGATTTTTCTGTGGAAGAAGCCTTTGAAGATCACCCAGAAGATGCTGTGGCGTCACCTGCAAAGCCAAAGGAGACTATTAGAACATACTTCCCTGAGACCTGGATCTGGGAGCTGGTTTCGTTAGG AGACAGCGGCTCAGCGGATGTGGAGAAGATGGTCCCTGACACCATTACTAAATGGGCTGCCGGAGCTTtctgtgtctcctctgtggGCTTCGGCGTGTCACCAAACGTTGGCCTGACGGTCTTCCAGCCGTTCTTTGTCAGCCTCACGCTGCCCTACTCCGTCATCCGAGGGGAGGTGTTTACGCTCAAAGCCACAGTCTTCAACTATCTCTCCAAATGCATTATG GTGAAGGTGACGCTGGCTAGTTCTGACAACTACAGCTTCAGAGACTGTGATGGCTGCcagtacagtgtgtgtctgtgtggggagGAGAGCAGGACCTTCTCCTGGATCGTCACTCCAACAGCTCTCG gtACGGTGGACCTGAAGGTCAGCGCTGAGGCCCTGAGGACTGACGTACTGTGTGGGAACGAGGTCGCCATCGTCCCAGATGTGGGCCAGATCGACACTGTGGTGCGCCCCCTGCTGGTGGAG GCTGAAGGGACGCCACAGATGGTCAGTCACAACGCCCTCCTTTGTCCAGCAG ACGGCCCCGTGGAGAAGAAAATCTCTCTCCTGATGCCTGAGATGTTTGTGGCCGGATCAGCCAGagcttctgtctctgttctgG GAGACCTGATGGGCCGCGCCATGAAGAACGTGGACCGGCTGCTGGCCATGCCGTACGGCTGTGGGGAGCAGAACATGGTCAAGTTTGCTCCCAACATCTTCATCCTCAACTACCTGAAAAGCACCGGTCAGCTGACCGACCCGATTCTGGACAAGGCCGCACGCTTCCTGAAGAGCG GATATCAGAGGGAACTCTCCTACAAGCACGACGACGGCTCCTACAGCGCCTTCGGGAAGAGCGATGACTCCGGAAACACCTG GTTGACTGCTTTTGTGATGAAGTCCTTCGGCGGTGCCAGGCCGTTCATTTTTGTGGATCCAGCTCACATTGAAAATGCGAGGAGGTTCTTGATGCAGCTCCTGAAGCCGGACGGCTGCATCAGATCTGTTGGAAAACTCTTCCACAACGGAATGAAG GGCGGAGTCAGTGACGACGTGTCGCTGACGGCGTACGTCACTGCCGCCATGTTGGAGCTGGACGCCAACGCCGCG GAGCCCACAGTCCAGAGGTGTCTGCTCTGTCTGAAGGAGGCGGTGGCCAGTCAGCTGGACAACCTGTACACCACCGCCCTGATGGCCTACACCTTCTCTCTGGCTGGAGACCAAGACATGAGGAGCAAACTGCTCACATATCTGCACCAGAAGTCCCACGCTGAGG GAGACACCCGTCACTGGGAAAGAGCCGGGGCTTCTGGGAAAGGCCTGGACTCTCTGGAGGTGGAGATGACGTCCTACGTGCTGCTGGCTCTGCTCTCCGGTCCCGCCATGCCAGACTTCAACATGGATTACTCTTCCAGCATCGTCCGCTGGCTCGCCCAGAAGCAGAACCCGTACGGCGGCTTCTCCTCCACACAG GACACGGTGGTGGCCCTGCAGGCGCTGGCCAAGTACGGCGCTGCGGCCTACAGCGCCGACGGCAGCACGACGGTGACGGTGACGTCGTTAGGAGGCCTGAACAAAGAGTTCACGGTGGACCAGACCAACCGGCTGCTGTACCAGGAGGAGAAGCTGAGCGAAGTCCCCGGAGAGTACACCATCACGGCCCGAGGACAGAGCTGCGTCCAGGCTCAG ATCTCCATGCACTACAACATCCCCCCTCCCCCGGACTTCTCCGCCTTCAACATCACCCCCATCATCTTGGCCAAATGTAACAGCAGCCGCCCGCAGTTCCTCCTCTTCGTGCACGTCAG gtatcAGGGCAACAGAGAGGAAACCAACATGATGATCATCAACATCAAACTGCTGTCGGGATACATCCTGGATCAGAGCTCCCTGAAGATG aTGAGGAGCGACCGCTCAGTGAAGCGTGTGGACGTGGAGGAAGGACACATCAACATCTACCTGGACGGG ctgaagaAGGATGAGGACAAGATCTACGGGCTGACGCTGGAGCAGGACCAGCCCGTCAGGAACCTGAAACCAGCTGTGGTCAAAGTCTACGACTACTATCAGACCA gtgaCGAAGCCGTAGCCGAGTACACGTCTCCGTGTGCAGAGA gcgACAGCGTCAACGAGCTGTGA